The following are encoded together in the Triticum dicoccoides isolate Atlit2015 ecotype Zavitan chromosome 6B, WEW_v2.0, whole genome shotgun sequence genome:
- the LOC119326042 gene encoding tyrosine N-monooxygenase-like isoform X1 — MLPPMDSLCLAAMGLLPLLAFVVLVSITKPKSKVMCGGATQLPPGPAFSWPLVGNLPEMMLNRPAFRWIHLMMQEMGTDIACIRLGRIFVIPITCPKIAREVLKKQDANFASRPLTFASSAFSGGYKNAVLSPFGDQWKKMRRVLTSEIICPSRHRWLHNQRAQEADNLTSYVYTLATAPSSAVNVRHVARHYCGNVIRRLVFGRRYFGEPRPDGGPGTMEVEHMDAVFTSLGLLYAFCISDYLPWLRGIGLDLDGHEKIVMEANATVNRLHDTVIDERWRQWKSGQREEVEDFLDVLITLKDAAGNPLLTIEEVKAQSQDIIFAAVDNPSNAVEWALAEMSNIPEVMRKAVEEIDQVVGRERLVQESDIPHLPYLKACIREAFRLHPVAPFNVPHVALADSNVAGYRVPKGSHVILSRMGLGRNPAVWDEPLRFKPERHINTTADNEVTLTENELRFISFSTGRRGCVAASLGTAMCVMLFARLLQGFTWTKPTGVASVDLSESEHDLFLAKPLVLYAEPRLMGHLYAAGHC, encoded by the exons ATGCTTCCACCGATGGATTCGCTGTGCTTAGCGGCGATGGGGCTATTGCCGTTGCTAGCCTTCGTCGTCCTTGTGTCCATCACCAAGCCCAAGAGCAAGGTCATGTGCGGTGGTGCCACGCAGCTCCCTCCGGGCCCTGCATTCTCGTGGCCCCTGGTGGGCAACCTGCCGGAGATGATGCTCAACAGGCCGGCGTTCCGATGGATACACTTGATGATGCAGGAAATGGGCACCGACATCGCCTGCATCCGCCTCGGCCGCATATTTGTCATCCCCATCACCTGCCCGAAGATCGCCCGCGAGGTACTCAAGAAGCAGGACGCCAACTTCGCCTCCCGCCCGCTCACCTTTGCCTCATCGGCATTTAGCGGCGGGTACAAGAACGCCGTGCTGTCCCCATTCGGCGACCAGTGGAAGAAGATGCGCCGCGTACTCACCTCCGAAATCATCTGCCCTTCCCGGCACCGGTGGCTCCACAACCAGCGTGCCCAAGAGGCCGACAACCTCACAAGCTACGTCTACACGCTCGCCACCGCGCCGTCCTCTGCCGTTAACGTGAGACACGTTGCAAGGCATTACTGTGGTAACGTCATCCGGCGGCTCGTCTTCGGCCGGCGGTACTTCGGCGAGCCTCGGCCAGATGGCGGCCCGGGCACGATGGAGGTGGAGCACATGGACGCTGTGTTCACCTCGCTAGGTCTCCTCTATGCGTTCTGCATTTCCGACTACCTACCATGGCTGCGCGGCATCGGCCTCGACCTGGACGGACACGAGAAGATTGTGATGGAGGCCAATGCGACGGTGAACCGGCTGCACGACACGGTCATTGATGAGAGGTGGCGGCAATGGAAGTCCGGCCAGAGGGAGGAGGTCGAGGACTTTCTTGATGTGCTCATCACGCTCAAGGACGCAGCGGGGAACCCTCTTCTCACCATCGAGGAGGTGAAAGCACAGTCGCAG GACATAATATTTGCCGCCGTTGACAACCCGTCAAACGCAGTGGAGTGGGCGCTGGCGGAGATGTCCAACATTCCCGAGGTGATGCGGAAGGCGGTGGAGGAAATCGACCAGGTGGTGGGCCGAGAGCGGCTTGTCCAGGAGTCAGACATCCCGCACCTCCCCTATCTCAAGGCGTGCATTCGTGAGGCATTCCGGCTGCACCCCGTCGCACCCTTCAATGTGCCACACGTCGCGCTTGCTGACAGCAACGTTGCCGGTTACCGTGTGCCCAAGGGCAGCCATGTCATCCTCAGCCGTATGGGACTCGGACGGAACCCAGCTGTCTGGGACGAGCCGCTACGCTTCAAGCCAGAGCGTCATATTAATACAACAGCCGACAATGAAGTGACTCTCACGGAGAATGAGTTGCGGTTCATCTCCTTCAGCACTGGTCGCCGTGGGTGTGTGGCGGCTTCACTTGGCACGGCCATGTGCGTAATGCTCTTCGCACGGCTACTGCAGGGATTCACGTGGACCAAGCCAACGGGTGTAGCATCTGTCGATCTCAGCGAGTCGGAGCACGATCTATTCCTAGCCAAACCGCTTGTGCTATACGCCGAACCACGCCTGATGGGACATCTCTACGCCGCTGGCCATTGTTGA
- the LOC119326042 gene encoding tyrosine N-monooxygenase-like isoform X2, whose translation MLPPMDSLCLAAMGLLPLLAFVVLVSITKPKSKVMCGGATQLPPGPAFSWPLVGNLPEMMLNRPAFRWIHLMMQEMGTDIACIRLGRIFVIPITCPKIAREVLKKQDANFASRPLTFASSAFSGGYKNAVLSPFGDQWKKMRRVLTSEIICPSRHRWLHNQRAQEADNLTSYVYTLATAPSSAVNVRHVARHYCGNVIRRLVFGRRYFGEPRPDGGPGTMEVEHMDAVFTSLGLLYAFCISDYLPWLRGIGLDLDGHEKIVMEANATVNRLHDTDAAGNPLLTIEEVKAQSQDIIFAAVDNPSNAVEWALAEMSNIPEVMRKAVEEIDQVVGRERLVQESDIPHLPYLKACIREAFRLHPVAPFNVPHVALADSNVAGYRVPKGSHVILSRMGLGRNPAVWDEPLRFKPERHINTTADNEVTLTENELRFISFSTGRRGCVAASLGTAMCVMLFARLLQGFTWTKPTGVASVDLSESEHDLFLAKPLVLYAEPRLMGHLYAAGHC comes from the exons ATGCTTCCACCGATGGATTCGCTGTGCTTAGCGGCGATGGGGCTATTGCCGTTGCTAGCCTTCGTCGTCCTTGTGTCCATCACCAAGCCCAAGAGCAAGGTCATGTGCGGTGGTGCCACGCAGCTCCCTCCGGGCCCTGCATTCTCGTGGCCCCTGGTGGGCAACCTGCCGGAGATGATGCTCAACAGGCCGGCGTTCCGATGGATACACTTGATGATGCAGGAAATGGGCACCGACATCGCCTGCATCCGCCTCGGCCGCATATTTGTCATCCCCATCACCTGCCCGAAGATCGCCCGCGAGGTACTCAAGAAGCAGGACGCCAACTTCGCCTCCCGCCCGCTCACCTTTGCCTCATCGGCATTTAGCGGCGGGTACAAGAACGCCGTGCTGTCCCCATTCGGCGACCAGTGGAAGAAGATGCGCCGCGTACTCACCTCCGAAATCATCTGCCCTTCCCGGCACCGGTGGCTCCACAACCAGCGTGCCCAAGAGGCCGACAACCTCACAAGCTACGTCTACACGCTCGCCACCGCGCCGTCCTCTGCCGTTAACGTGAGACACGTTGCAAGGCATTACTGTGGTAACGTCATCCGGCGGCTCGTCTTCGGCCGGCGGTACTTCGGCGAGCCTCGGCCAGATGGCGGCCCGGGCACGATGGAGGTGGAGCACATGGACGCTGTGTTCACCTCGCTAGGTCTCCTCTATGCGTTCTGCATTTCCGACTACCTACCATGGCTGCGCGGCATCGGCCTCGACCTGGACGGACACGAGAAGATTGTGATGGAGGCCAATGCGACGGTGAACCGGCTGCACGACACG GACGCAGCGGGGAACCCTCTTCTCACCATCGAGGAGGTGAAAGCACAGTCGCAG GACATAATATTTGCCGCCGTTGACAACCCGTCAAACGCAGTGGAGTGGGCGCTGGCGGAGATGTCCAACATTCCCGAGGTGATGCGGAAGGCGGTGGAGGAAATCGACCAGGTGGTGGGCCGAGAGCGGCTTGTCCAGGAGTCAGACATCCCGCACCTCCCCTATCTCAAGGCGTGCATTCGTGAGGCATTCCGGCTGCACCCCGTCGCACCCTTCAATGTGCCACACGTCGCGCTTGCTGACAGCAACGTTGCCGGTTACCGTGTGCCCAAGGGCAGCCATGTCATCCTCAGCCGTATGGGACTCGGACGGAACCCAGCTGTCTGGGACGAGCCGCTACGCTTCAAGCCAGAGCGTCATATTAATACAACAGCCGACAATGAAGTGACTCTCACGGAGAATGAGTTGCGGTTCATCTCCTTCAGCACTGGTCGCCGTGGGTGTGTGGCGGCTTCACTTGGCACGGCCATGTGCGTAATGCTCTTCGCACGGCTACTGCAGGGATTCACGTGGACCAAGCCAACGGGTGTAGCATCTGTCGATCTCAGCGAGTCGGAGCACGATCTATTCCTAGCCAAACCGCTTGTGCTATACGCCGAACCACGCCTGATGGGACATCTCTACGCCGCTGGCCATTGTTGA